A region from the Chloroflexota bacterium genome encodes:
- a CDS encoding methylated-DNA--[protein]-cysteine S-methyltransferase: MLLQAHTMHTPIGPLALLARDGVVLAGGFTDDLAALVSGRLRATLRDARIEETGSLGPISEALDAYFAGEVGALARIPVAYTGAPFQQRVWEALRAIPPGQPTTYKALALQFGNARLARAVGMGCATNLISPIIPCHRVTHGTGHLAGYAWSLDRKRWLLDHERRHAAR, encoded by the coding sequence ATGCTTCTTCAGGCGCACACTATGCACACCCCCATCGGGCCGCTCGCGCTGCTGGCCCGGGACGGTGTCGTGCTGGCCGGCGGCTTCACGGACGATCTCGCGGCGCTCGTCAGCGGCCGGCTCCGAGCGACGCTGCGTGACGCGCGAATCGAGGAGACCGGCAGCCTGGGACCGATCTCCGAGGCGCTCGACGCCTACTTCGCGGGCGAGGTCGGCGCGCTGGCTCGGATTCCCGTGGCCTACACCGGCGCACCGTTCCAGCAGCGTGTCTGGGAAGCGCTTCGCGCCATCCCACCCGGCCAGCCGACGACCTACAAGGCCCTGGCGCTGCAGTTCGGAAACGCCAGGCTGGCGCGGGCCGTAGGTATGGGCTGCGCCACCAACCTGATCTCGCCGATCATCCCCTGCCACCGCGTGACCCACGGCACCGGCCACCTGGCCGGGTACGCGTGGTCGCTCGACCGCAAGCGCTGGCTGCTCGACCACGAGCGCCGCCACGCCGCTCGCTGA